From a region of the Nitrospira sp. genome:
- a CDS encoding radical SAM protein, translating to MGKARAIPTVPYGTFSRKVHDWSTQHHQVVKAQLELTYRCNLRCRHCYTDPYNDPQFFSRELTLDELYRLVEDLRDLGVIWLNLSGGDIFMHPRFFEIYEHAHRKGFLLQLYTNGTLFTRAMIQRLEAMPPFTIDVSCHTLNEARFDWFTQVPGSYQAFMRGVALLRESNLPFTLKTKLMNWNKDELHNLQTFTESLGQPFGYTTSLSPRLNGDCSSLAYRISPEDLRAIGRSELGAEDSQPCDWAPLGGPDHDRLFRCGCGTNTVHINAWGELSTCTFQYETRLSLRQFSLREAVDRVFSEVRGLRYQRDTPCRSCAVHHFCDKQPTHARWETGSPDAPIPYACDIAYARAQTAGHHALLHPLRSGQTERGSGERRPASPPSSVNT from the coding sequence GTGGGTAAGGCACGAGCCATACCGACGGTCCCGTATGGCACCTTCAGCCGGAAAGTCCACGACTGGTCTACACAACACCATCAGGTGGTGAAAGCCCAGCTCGAACTCACCTATCGTTGCAATCTTCGTTGCCGTCACTGCTATACCGATCCCTACAATGACCCTCAGTTTTTTTCGCGAGAACTGACTCTCGACGAACTCTACCGTCTCGTGGAAGATTTGCGAGACCTCGGCGTCATCTGGCTGAACCTCTCCGGTGGCGACATCTTTATGCATCCGCGGTTTTTTGAGATCTATGAGCACGCGCACAGGAAAGGATTCCTGCTCCAGCTTTACACCAACGGGACTCTGTTTACTCGTGCAATGATCCAGCGTTTGGAAGCCATGCCCCCCTTCACCATCGATGTCTCTTGTCATACGCTGAATGAGGCACGCTTCGACTGGTTTACGCAGGTCCCGGGCTCCTATCAAGCATTCATGCGCGGCGTCGCGTTGCTCCGGGAGAGCAATCTGCCCTTCACGCTCAAGACCAAGCTGATGAACTGGAACAAGGATGAGCTGCACAATCTTCAGACGTTCACGGAGTCACTCGGCCAGCCGTTCGGATACACCACCTCGCTTTCTCCGAGGCTTAATGGCGATTGCTCTTCGCTCGCTTACAGAATCTCGCCCGAAGACCTGCGAGCGATCGGTCGAAGCGAACTCGGCGCCGAAGATAGCCAGCCTTGTGATTGGGCTCCACTCGGCGGGCCAGATCACGACCGGCTTTTTCGTTGCGGCTGCGGCACCAATACCGTCCATATCAATGCCTGGGGCGAGCTCAGTACCTGCACGTTCCAGTACGAAACTCGCCTTTCGCTCAGACAGTTTTCCCTGCGAGAAGCCGTTGACCGAGTCTTTTCCGAAGTACGAGGACTGCGCTATCAGCGTGATACGCCGTGCAGGTCCTGTGCGGTACATCACTTTTGCGACAAGCAGCCGACACATGCCCGATGGGAAACTGGCAGCCCGGATGCGCCGATCCCTTATGCATGCGATATTGCCTATGCAAGAGCACAGACGGCCGGACACCATGCCTTGCTGCATCCGTTACGCAGTGGGCAGACAGAGCGCGGCAGTGGCGAACGGAGGCCGGCGTCGCCGCCCAGTTCAGTCAATACTTAG
- a CDS encoding tetratricopeptide repeat protein yields the protein MDIDAFRLMVAKNPKGFLGRYGLGNKILQEGGSVEEAVEHLTVATQLDPTHVASHLALGRALIGLGRNADAKPILAAGIEAALSGRSNGGKDLVPEMQHLLQTLA from the coding sequence ATGGACATTGACGCTTTTCGCCTCATGGTCGCCAAGAATCCCAAAGGATTTCTCGGTCGTTACGGACTGGGGAACAAGATCCTCCAGGAAGGCGGCAGTGTCGAGGAAGCTGTGGAGCATCTTACGGTTGCCACGCAACTGGACCCGACCCATGTCGCCTCCCATCTGGCGCTGGGCCGTGCATTGATCGGATTGGGCAGGAACGCTGATGCCAAGCCGATCCTCGCCGCCGGCATCGAGGCCGCCCTCTCGGGACGATCCAACGGCGGCAAGGATCTGGTGCCGGAAATGCAACATTTGCTGCAGACCCTTGCATGA
- a CDS encoding sigma-70 family RNA polymerase sigma factor, translated as MDISSPHAASTIDPKLITRVVKGEQLAFHQLYDQSSPILYSMALRILSSREEAEEVLQGVYLDIWKKAVRYDVGRGTPIAWLIMLTRGRAIDRLRTRGPRVRRQNAPIDEAQTAQSVERNAGQFESPADQALQNLMREAFATLPQPQQQVIELSYYEGLSPLEIATRLDQQVDAVKTHIGRGMLKLRDSLQLYWQQDESA; from the coding sequence ATGGACATCTCTTCTCCGCACGCGGCATCGACCATCGACCCAAAACTCATCACTCGTGTCGTCAAAGGCGAACAGCTTGCCTTCCATCAGCTTTACGATCAATCGAGTCCTATCCTATACAGCATGGCTCTACGAATTCTTAGCAGCCGTGAGGAGGCGGAGGAAGTACTTCAAGGGGTCTACCTTGACATCTGGAAAAAGGCGGTTCGCTACGATGTCGGCCGCGGGACACCGATTGCCTGGCTCATCATGTTAACCCGCGGTCGAGCCATCGACCGATTGCGGACACGTGGCCCTCGTGTTCGCCGTCAGAATGCTCCGATCGATGAGGCACAGACTGCACAGAGTGTGGAGCGGAATGCCGGACAGTTCGAGTCACCCGCCGACCAAGCGCTGCAGAATCTGATGCGAGAGGCATTCGCAACCTTGCCGCAGCCGCAACAGCAGGTGATCGAGTTGTCATATTATGAAGGATTATCTCCCCTGGAGATTGCGACGAGGCTCGATCAACAGGTCGATGCGGTCAAGACCCACATCGGGCGCGGCATGTTGAAACTGCGGGATTCGTTGCAACTGTATTGGCAACAAGATGAATCGGCATGA
- a CDS encoding nucleotidyltransferase family protein, whose translation MPSSTLDDLVDAYARVSSQNRLMLNAFALIAQQFRQQGIAFIALKGADVISRLYGVRGSRPIADVDLLVHESDLPAIDRLLGNLGFTQQIDGNPSYASSEQGLSLDLITSFWYLDDRELGDLWTRARVRTFGHTTISCLDTADLLIYLTAYAVIHRGHLSAAFAQDMKLLIVKESPNWSAVIARTKHARLEMPLLHGLSYVRKLFSSIVIPDSVLLALSPENRKQQRLAWLLRKLVTTEPLPEVGHLLLFLTQPGRNKLGWLMQRLYPSTAFLSYRYGSDGLRMPWKARVLRVYHLTEAGLLLSGRVLQRLTAASAEPRL comes from the coding sequence ATGCCCTCCTCGACCCTCGACGACCTGGTTGATGCCTACGCTCGGGTGAGCAGCCAAAACCGGCTGATGCTGAATGCGTTCGCATTGATCGCACAGCAATTTCGACAGCAAGGGATCGCGTTTATCGCCCTAAAGGGCGCGGATGTCATCTCCCGGCTTTACGGAGTGCGAGGTTCGCGGCCTATTGCGGATGTAGATCTGTTGGTCCATGAATCGGATTTGCCGGCCATCGACCGCCTGCTCGGCAATCTCGGCTTCACGCAACAGATCGACGGCAATCCTTCGTACGCGTCTTCTGAACAAGGTCTTTCGCTGGATCTGATCACCTCCTTCTGGTACCTCGACGATCGAGAGCTGGGTGATCTATGGACACGAGCACGCGTACGAACATTCGGTCACACAACCATCTCCTGCCTCGATACCGCGGACCTGTTGATCTATTTGACAGCCTACGCCGTCATCCACCGGGGACACTTGTCTGCAGCCTTTGCTCAGGACATGAAACTGCTCATCGTGAAGGAATCGCCTAATTGGTCTGCGGTGATTGCACGAACCAAGCACGCCAGACTGGAGATGCCCCTCTTGCACGGCCTCTCCTATGTGCGAAAGCTCTTTTCCTCGATCGTAATTCCTGATAGCGTGCTCCTGGCACTATCCCCGGAGAATAGAAAGCAACAGAGGCTGGCTTGGTTGCTCCGAAAGCTGGTGACCACCGAGCCGCTTCCGGAAGTCGGCCATCTTCTTTTGTTCCTCACGCAGCCCGGCAGAAACAAATTGGGCTGGCTCATGCAACGCCTCTATCCTTCAACTGCATTTCTTTCCTACCGGTACGGTTCGGATGGACTACGCATGCCGTGGAAGGCAAGAGTGTTGCGCGTGTATCACTTGACTGAAGCCGGACTCCTCCTCAGTGGACGGGTGCTTCAGCGACTCACCGCAGCATCGGCGGAGCCCCGACTATGA
- a CDS encoding class I SAM-dependent methyltransferase → MRLRVTAIILLTRFVERTGSLLSQIQFFLYGVLPVLLPPDELIALTRTYYRRSYEGLEQNFHADRYKWTLDNWEETVAAKHMASNGTVVVLGAGLGRESIALAERGHRVIGLDNNYDGLHIAAARASEIRLPVVFLQGDFRRLPIGKGQADYLLLSSVMYSAIPARRQRQECIRVFRSALRQEGKIVLSFLLSHEWQTKSHRLIEAVNRWLLKLPGSNQDYQLGDFCSHSHFMHAFLDETELRSELAEAGATILELNWKEGFAVIA, encoded by the coding sequence GTGCGCCTGCGCGTCACCGCCATCATATTGCTGACTCGCTTCGTTGAACGAACAGGCTCTCTACTCTCTCAGATCCAGTTTTTCCTCTATGGAGTGCTTCCCGTCCTCCTTCCTCCCGACGAGCTCATTGCGCTGACTCGCACCTATTACCGCAGGAGTTATGAAGGGCTTGAACAAAACTTTCACGCGGACCGATACAAATGGACTCTCGACAACTGGGAAGAAACCGTGGCCGCGAAACATATGGCTTCAAACGGGACCGTCGTCGTATTGGGAGCCGGCCTGGGTCGTGAATCCATCGCCTTAGCCGAGAGGGGCCATCGGGTGATCGGACTGGACAATAATTATGACGGGTTGCATATTGCTGCCGCGCGCGCATCCGAAATACGTCTTCCCGTTGTTTTTCTCCAGGGAGACTTTCGGCGACTCCCGATCGGCAAAGGACAGGCAGACTATCTGCTTCTATCCAGCGTCATGTACAGCGCCATCCCGGCCAGGCGGCAACGCCAGGAATGCATTCGTGTATTCCGCTCTGCGTTGAGACAGGAGGGGAAAATCGTATTGAGCTTCCTGCTGTCCCACGAATGGCAGACGAAGTCGCACCGCCTGATCGAAGCCGTCAACCGATGGCTGCTGAAACTGCCCGGATCGAATCAGGATTATCAGCTGGGCGATTTCTGCTCGCATAGTCACTTCATGCACGCGTTTCTGGACGAGACAGAACTCCGGTCCGAGCTTGCCGAAGCCGGTGCAACGATACTTGAACTCAACTGGAAGGAAGGATTCGCCGTGATCGCCTAA
- a CDS encoding multidrug transporter, translating into MIHAVAQCQNSMLSQSEISFNRQTIVRVLSAITFSLLAASIAGQLAKHELGYDDAYGIIRLFNVDTEGNVPTFFSSFLLLLASLLLAVISALKRRSSDSRWRQWAVLSYVLLYMAVDEASGIHELLHRPADWLLGERLSRMLYFSWIIFGIAFVIGFALSYLNFFFSLPSKTRKQFLAAAATFLSGGMGMELVGGFYGGSHGLQNFQYSMLSTMEEGLEMAGVIVLISALLNYLIDHYDVRLRLDHLSESS; encoded by the coding sequence ATGATACATGCCGTCGCACAGTGTCAAAATAGCATGCTTTCCCAAAGCGAGATATCGTTTAATCGTCAAACGATAGTTCGCGTGTTGAGTGCGATAACCTTTTCCCTCCTTGCTGCCAGTATTGCAGGGCAGCTGGCAAAGCATGAGCTCGGATACGATGATGCATATGGAATCATTCGCCTGTTCAACGTAGACACCGAAGGCAACGTCCCCACTTTCTTTTCATCATTTCTTCTGCTCTTGGCATCCTTGCTTCTTGCCGTCATCAGTGCACTCAAGAGAAGATCCAGCGATTCCCGGTGGCGCCAATGGGCAGTTCTCTCGTACGTTCTGTTGTACATGGCGGTTGATGAGGCCTCCGGCATCCATGAATTGCTGCACAGACCTGCTGATTGGTTGCTCGGCGAGCGCCTCAGCAGGATGCTCTACTTTTCGTGGATCATTTTTGGCATTGCCTTTGTCATAGGTTTTGCCCTTTCCTATCTGAATTTCTTCTTCAGTCTCCCCTCGAAAACACGAAAGCAATTCCTTGCTGCTGCGGCAACTTTTCTTAGCGGCGGGATGGGGATGGAACTTGTCGGCGGCTTCTACGGCGGATCACACGGTTTGCAGAATTTTCAGTACTCCATGCTCTCGACAATGGAGGAGGGCCTCGAAATGGCGGGTGTTATCGTTCTCATCAGCGCCCTGCTGAATTATCTGATTGACCACTATGACGTACGGTTACGTCTCGATCATTTGAGCGAGAGTTCGTAG
- a CDS encoding PqqD family protein, producing MNPAAIYTHNSDYVQRDVAGECILVPIRRNLTESNSIYVLNETGAALWRRIDGTRSLQTIADEFVEEYDVTAEQLHQDLQTLLTDLLSIHAIHEVTVTDGPTG from the coding sequence ATGAACCCCGCCGCCATCTACACACACAATTCCGACTATGTGCAGCGAGATGTTGCCGGCGAATGCATTCTCGTTCCCATACGCAGGAACCTCACCGAATCGAACAGCATCTACGTCCTGAACGAAACGGGAGCCGCCCTTTGGAGGCGGATCGACGGAACCCGATCCCTTCAAACGATCGCCGACGAGTTTGTTGAGGAATATGACGTCACCGCGGAACAGCTGCATCAGGATTTGCAGACTTTGCTGACCGACCTGCTTTCGATTCATGCCATTCACGAGGTGACTGTCACCGATGGTCCCACTGGATAA
- a CDS encoding acyloxyacyl hydrolase: MLTRTIIALALGIIMAAPSVQAGDVSPTITVGTQEVGLTAGYMFSHRLTHLHTTKQHGPALMPTWMMTITDPIGDGWYRGQVSLGAEMVYLEFREPLLTHGVGFTPRIKYTFVALGRVRPYAEFAGGPFWTDLGGRIHEQANQFNFVLTGGVGVSWFLTSQIAFNAGYRFHHISNAGTAFPNLGLNASLPFGGFSFYF; this comes from the coding sequence ATGCTCACTCGCACGATCATCGCCTTGGCGCTCGGCATCATCATGGCGGCGCCTTCTGTACAGGCCGGCGACGTTTCGCCGACGATCACGGTCGGCACGCAAGAAGTCGGGCTCACCGCCGGGTATATGTTCTCTCACCGACTGACTCACCTTCACACCACCAAACAACATGGACCTGCGTTGATGCCCACGTGGATGATGACGATCACCGATCCCATCGGCGACGGCTGGTACCGGGGGCAGGTCTCGCTCGGTGCAGAGATGGTCTACCTTGAGTTCCGAGAACCTCTGTTAACACACGGGGTCGGATTCACGCCGAGAATCAAGTACACGTTCGTCGCCTTGGGCCGTGTCCGGCCGTATGCAGAATTCGCCGGCGGGCCGTTCTGGACGGATCTCGGCGGTCGCATTCACGAACAAGCCAATCAATTCAACTTCGTGCTCACAGGTGGAGTGGGCGTGTCATGGTTTCTCACGTCGCAAATCGCCTTCAATGCCGGCTACCGCTTCCACCATATTTCCAACGCTGGGACGGCATTCCCCAATCTTGGACTGAACGCGAGCCTGCCCTTCGGGGGGTTTTCATTCTATTTCTAA
- a CDS encoding S24/S26 family peptidase, whose protein sequence is MIVRLLNPSAESALFSTDGLPDTTHGLVLQKILTPIVNSESMTPTLRKGDELRLQDADDLQVGDVVVYRHGRWFVCHRIHQIQGHRLFLRGDANTGPFEEIDLRQVVGRVKTLLRHGTRIAVPHHLPKISRTQRDSTWVRTATWSLHLGRVHALRFVNWVADRPVMRNILRLILKRLMTIDILTRGSLHSLQGYIARHHAHLDQSDDLQRHLSTLDGDIMLIIRVGPIYFGTCTLDPWGLYLRPLLQDLTTAVVFESISPFLAPHASSLSVLNSIPSCGKQ, encoded by the coding sequence ATGATCGTTCGACTTCTCAACCCATCTGCCGAATCGGCTCTCTTCTCGACCGACGGATTACCGGACACTACGCATGGACTGGTCCTTCAGAAAATCCTGACGCCTATCGTGAATTCCGAGAGCATGACTCCTACGCTCCGGAAAGGTGACGAGCTCAGATTGCAGGATGCCGATGATCTTCAGGTCGGCGACGTCGTCGTATACCGGCATGGCCGGTGGTTCGTCTGTCATCGCATTCACCAAATCCAAGGCCATAGGCTGTTTCTGCGGGGAGACGCGAATACCGGTCCCTTCGAGGAAATCGATCTCCGACAGGTCGTCGGTCGAGTAAAGACGCTGCTCCGTCATGGGACACGAATCGCAGTTCCTCATCATCTCCCCAAGATCTCGCGTACACAGAGAGATTCCACATGGGTTCGAACTGCGACGTGGAGCTTACATCTGGGAAGAGTCCACGCCTTACGATTCGTGAATTGGGTCGCGGATCGGCCGGTTATGCGGAACATTCTTCGACTTATTCTGAAAAGACTCATGACCATCGATATTCTGACGCGAGGGTCGTTGCATTCACTCCAAGGATATATCGCTCGACACCATGCCCATCTCGATCAGTCCGATGATCTTCAGCGGCATCTGTCGACGTTAGATGGTGACATCATGCTCATCATTCGTGTGGGTCCTATCTATTTCGGAACCTGTACGCTCGACCCTTGGGGTTTATACTTGAGGCCGCTTCTTCAAGATCTGACTACTGCAGTTGTATTCGAATCAATCAGTCCTTTCTTAGCACCTCATGCTTCGTCGCTCTCCGTACTGAATTCTATACCCAGCTGCGGAAAGCAATAA
- a CDS encoding radical SAM protein — MKQLNADTFLSTVSLQARHTRHPDGVTFELTYGCNLRCVHCFNPTHRALPRELVTSEVLRLLDELAAFGVLTVTFTGGEPVVRPDIHTILLHARSKGLLIRLLTNATRVNAALVSVLQECGVEQVCVSIYGATAATYERMTGISGSYTAFLHGLTMLAKADLPVVVRMPVTSLNDHEVEACRRLVENLGRKFQYSLDITSTVTGGLSPLEYRLPPSRKMAIDQRMLAGWGSAPLEDGACCTSRFIECACGQTRFAITPYGEMNLCTAFPIPRYDLRTGTVQEGWETLKRTVDEARPTARYECPTCEVRSYCRQGRSDAWLETGDMSTCLPHFKEWAELEHRTHALLDPRRPG; from the coding sequence ATGAAGCAGCTCAACGCAGACACGTTTCTCTCGACCGTCTCGCTTCAAGCACGCCACACGCGGCATCCCGACGGAGTGACGTTCGAGCTCACGTATGGCTGCAATCTCCGCTGTGTCCATTGTTTCAATCCGACCCACCGCGCGTTGCCTCGAGAACTCGTCACTTCGGAAGTCCTACGCCTCCTCGACGAACTGGCCGCGTTTGGCGTCCTAACCGTGACGTTCACCGGGGGGGAGCCGGTCGTTCGACCGGATATCCATACGATCCTGCTACATGCTCGCAGCAAGGGGCTGTTGATACGCCTGCTCACGAATGCCACACGAGTCAACGCCGCCTTGGTTTCTGTCCTGCAAGAATGCGGCGTTGAACAAGTTTGTGTCTCCATCTACGGCGCCACGGCAGCGACATACGAGCGAATGACCGGCATCTCGGGTTCCTACACCGCATTTCTTCACGGGCTGACGATGCTGGCCAAGGCGGATCTCCCGGTCGTCGTCCGCATGCCCGTGACTAGCCTCAATGATCACGAAGTGGAAGCATGTCGCCGCCTGGTGGAAAATCTTGGCCGAAAGTTTCAGTATTCCCTCGACATAACCTCCACGGTGACCGGCGGCCTGAGTCCATTGGAATACCGGTTACCACCCTCTAGGAAAATGGCCATCGATCAGCGGATGCTTGCAGGCTGGGGATCCGCGCCGCTGGAAGACGGCGCGTGCTGTACATCCCGGTTCATCGAATGCGCCTGCGGCCAGACGCGCTTTGCGATCACACCCTACGGGGAGATGAACCTGTGCACGGCGTTTCCCATTCCCCGGTACGATCTTAGAACCGGCACGGTGCAGGAAGGCTGGGAAACACTCAAACGCACCGTTGATGAAGCCCGCCCAACCGCGCGATATGAATGTCCGACCTGTGAAGTCCGTTCATACTGCCGTCAGGGACGCAGTGATGCGTGGCTCGAAACCGGCGATATGAGTACCTGTCTTCCGCACTTCAAAGAATGGGCTGAACTGGAGCACCGCACCCATGCCCTCCTCGACCCTCGACGACCTGGTTGA
- a CDS encoding tetratricopeptide repeat protein, whose protein sequence is MSDNHKHRARIFLHRGDLVQARAAWEAAVADDRTAGDQQALSDSLGNLGNTCALMNDFPRAEQCYRDVLHIQRIERNLTAVAHTLVNLGNLQIASDHPEKARPYYLEAMDLLRQLQDSRGLGILYNNLALQEARDGQWDQAVASFKQALDHHRTVGNEEGLAVTYSQLGKCYLDQEDLLRAERCLNNASEHYIKLGNEPAEAAVLRLLAAVYETRRDSLSAVRCLERVVSLDERYTLPELHTDSAHLSKLRHSE, encoded by the coding sequence ATGTCGGACAACCATAAACATCGGGCGCGAATCTTTCTTCATCGCGGCGATCTGGTTCAGGCTCGCGCTGCCTGGGAAGCGGCAGTGGCCGATGATCGAACCGCCGGCGATCAGCAAGCGCTCTCGGATTCACTTGGCAACCTCGGCAATACCTGCGCATTGATGAACGATTTTCCACGCGCAGAACAGTGCTATCGGGATGTCCTCCACATTCAACGAATTGAGCGCAACCTTACGGCCGTTGCTCATACCCTGGTCAACCTGGGTAACCTCCAGATCGCTTCCGATCATCCGGAAAAAGCCCGGCCCTACTATTTGGAGGCCATGGATCTCTTGCGCCAGCTACAGGACAGCCGCGGACTCGGTATCCTCTACAACAACCTGGCGCTACAGGAGGCCCGTGACGGCCAGTGGGATCAGGCCGTTGCTTCGTTTAAACAAGCCCTCGACCATCATCGGACAGTCGGCAATGAAGAAGGACTCGCGGTGACTTATAGCCAACTTGGGAAATGCTACCTCGACCAGGAAGACCTGCTCAGGGCAGAACGCTGCTTGAACAATGCCTCAGAGCATTACATCAAACTCGGCAACGAACCGGCCGAAGCCGCCGTCCTCCGCCTGCTCGCAGCGGTGTATGAGACCCGACGCGATTCCCTTTCCGCCGTACGCTGTCTTGAGCGTGTCGTGTCCCTTGACGAACGATACACCCTTCCTGAACTCCACACTGATTCCGCACATCTCTCCAAACTGCGCCATTCTGAATAA
- a CDS encoding radical SAM protein: protein MVPLDKIRSLPERFPLSCQWEITCRCNLRCTMCYTDCLNHPEFIRRELSTAEMLRILDEMAEAGTLELCLTGGEPLSRPDFFLIYEQAVRRGFLVTVFTNGTLITDSEADQFAALPPHRIEVSLHGSTPQTFERVTQHQGSYHRCLRAIRLLLDRHIPLTLKTTALSLNQHEILSIKQYAGSLGSVQFKLGQDLRSELDGGAGPFQYALSEKELQELTRKDPLLWEEACRRSQADLPPCTSGMQRFHIDAYGGMQLCSGNRRQSYDLRNGSFREGFFEALPTFACEHKKPEFSTLLQLMTHRG from the coding sequence ATGGTCCCACTGGATAAGATTCGGTCCTTGCCCGAACGATTCCCGCTTTCCTGCCAATGGGAGATTACCTGTCGCTGCAACCTCCGTTGCACCATGTGCTATACGGATTGCCTCAATCATCCGGAGTTTATCCGCCGAGAGCTCTCGACAGCCGAGATGTTGCGCATTCTGGACGAAATGGCCGAAGCCGGCACATTGGAATTGTGTCTGACCGGCGGCGAACCCCTCAGCAGACCTGATTTCTTCTTGATCTACGAACAGGCCGTTCGGCGTGGATTCCTAGTCACGGTCTTTACAAACGGGACACTGATCACGGACTCTGAAGCCGATCAATTTGCAGCCCTGCCGCCTCACCGTATTGAGGTCAGCCTTCATGGGTCTACTCCCCAGACCTTTGAACGGGTTACTCAACACCAAGGTTCGTATCACCGCTGCCTCAGGGCCATCCGCTTACTGCTCGACCGCCACATCCCGTTGACGCTCAAGACCACCGCACTGTCGCTGAACCAACATGAAATCCTATCGATCAAGCAGTATGCGGGTTCGCTAGGCTCCGTCCAATTCAAGCTCGGTCAGGATCTGCGGTCCGAACTGGACGGAGGGGCCGGTCCTTTCCAGTATGCACTGTCCGAAAAAGAGTTGCAGGAGCTGACCCGGAAGGATCCTCTGTTGTGGGAAGAAGCCTGCCGGCGATCCCAAGCCGACCTTCCCCCCTGCACAAGCGGAATGCAGAGATTTCACATCGATGCATATGGTGGCATGCAACTCTGCTCAGGCAATCGTCGCCAAAGCTACGACCTGCGGAACGGATCATTCAGAGAAGGTTTTTTTGAGGCCTTGCCGACGTTCGCTTGTGAACACAAGAAGCCGGAATTCTCGACATTGCTCCAACTGATGACGCACCGTGGGTAA